In Pseudomonas lalkuanensis, the following are encoded in one genomic region:
- the serS gene encoding serine--tRNA ligase, with product MLDAKLVRTQPREVAERLATRGFELDVARLEALENQRKSVQTRTEQLQAERNARSKSIGQAKQRGEDIAPLLADVDRMGTELEEGKRELESIQAELDNLLLNIPNLPHESVPVGADEEANVEVRRWGAPRSFDFEIKDHVALGEQHGWLDFETAAKLSGARFALLRGPIARLHRALAQFMINLHVTDHGYEEAYTPYLVQAPALQGTGQLPKFEEDLFKISRENEADFYLIPTAEVSLTNIVAGEIVDAKQLPIKFVAHTPCFRSEAGASGRDTRGMIRQHQFDKVEMVQIVEPSKSFEALEGMTANAERVLQLLELPYRVLALCTGDMGFSATKTYDLEVWVPSQDKYREISSCSNCGDFQARRMQARYRNPETGKPELVHTLNGSGLAVGRTLVAVLENYQQADGSIRVPEVLKPYMGGIEVIG from the coding sequence ATGCTCGATGCCAAACTGGTCCGCACCCAGCCCCGGGAAGTCGCGGAACGCCTTGCTACCCGTGGCTTTGAACTGGACGTAGCGCGCCTGGAGGCGCTGGAGAACCAGCGCAAGTCGGTGCAGACCCGCACCGAACAGCTGCAGGCCGAGCGCAACGCCCGTTCCAAGTCCATCGGCCAGGCCAAGCAGCGCGGTGAAGACATCGCGCCGCTGCTGGCTGATGTCGACCGCATGGGGACCGAGCTGGAAGAGGGCAAGCGCGAGCTGGAAAGCATCCAGGCCGAGCTGGACAACCTGCTGCTGAATATTCCGAACCTGCCCCATGAGTCCGTGCCGGTCGGCGCAGATGAGGAAGCCAACGTCGAAGTGCGCCGCTGGGGTGCTCCGCGTAGCTTCGATTTCGAGATCAAGGACCACGTCGCCCTGGGCGAGCAGCACGGCTGGCTGGATTTCGAAACCGCCGCCAAGCTCTCCGGCGCGCGTTTCGCTCTGCTGCGTGGTCCCATCGCCCGCCTGCACCGCGCCCTGGCGCAGTTCATGATCAATCTGCATGTCACCGACCACGGCTACGAAGAGGCCTATACGCCTTATCTGGTCCAGGCCCCGGCCCTGCAGGGCACCGGCCAGCTGCCGAAGTTCGAGGAAGACCTGTTCAAGATCTCTCGCGAGAACGAGGCCGACTTCTACCTGATTCCGACCGCCGAGGTTTCCCTGACCAACATCGTTGCGGGCGAGATCGTTGACGCCAAGCAGCTGCCGATCAAGTTCGTCGCCCATACGCCGTGCTTCCGCAGCGAGGCGGGCGCGTCTGGCCGTGATACCCGCGGCATGATTCGCCAGCACCAGTTCGACAAGGTCGAGATGGTCCAGATCGTCGAGCCGTCCAAGTCCTTCGAGGCCCTGGAAGGCATGACCGCCAACGCCGAGCGCGTACTGCAGCTGCTCGAGCTGCCGTACCGTGTACTCGCGCTCTGCACCGGCGACATGGGCTTCAGCGCCACCAAGACCTACGACCTGGAAGTCTGGGTGCCCAGCCAGGACAAGTACCGCGAGATTTCTTCCTGCTCGAACTGCGGTGACTTCCAGGCCCGTCGCATGCAGGCGCGCTATCGCAACCCGGAAACCGGCAAACCGGAGCTGGTACACACCCTGAACGGCTCCGGCCTGGCGGTTGGCCGTACCCTGGTTGCGGTACTGGAGAACTACCAGCAGGCCGACGGCAGCATCCGTGTGCCTGAAGTGCTCAAGCCCTACATGGGCGGCATAGAAGTCATCGGCTGA
- the crcB gene encoding fluoride efflux transporter CrcB codes for MIGLVLAVSAGGVAGTLLRFATGNLVATYWPRYFYAGTLAVNIVGCLLIGYLYGLFLLRPEVPVEIRSGLMVGFLGGLTTFSSFSLDTLRLLESGQLPLAMGYAALSVLGGLLATWAGLILTKI; via the coding sequence GTGATCGGACTCGTTCTGGCAGTCTCTGCCGGCGGCGTGGCGGGTACGCTGCTTCGATTCGCTACTGGCAATCTGGTCGCTACCTACTGGCCACGCTACTTCTACGCCGGTACCCTTGCGGTCAACATCGTCGGTTGCCTGCTGATTGGCTATTTATATGGCCTGTTCCTGCTGCGTCCCGAGGTGCCGGTGGAAATCCGCTCGGGCCTCATGGTGGGATTCCTGGGTGGCCTGACGACTTTTTCATCCTTTTCCCTCGACACGCTGCGCCTGCTGGAAAGCGGCCAGCTGCCTCTGGCCATGGGCTATGCGGCGCTGAGCGTGTTGGGCGGTCTGCTCGCCACTTGGGCAGGCCTGATACTGACGAAAATCTGA
- a CDS encoding replication-associated recombination protein A, with translation MDLFRSAPIAQPLAARLRAASLDEYVGQEHLLAPGKPLREALEQGALHSMIFWGPPGVGKTTLAKLLAQVTDAHFETISAVLSGVKEIRQSVEMAKQQAAQYGRRTILFVDEVHRFNKSQQDAFLPYVEDGTLIFIGATTENPSFELNNALLSRARVYVLKSLDEAALRKLVARALNEDRGLGKRQLSLPDESFSILMAAADGDGRRLLNLLENAADLAEDGGEIGAELLQNLLGDSRRRFDKGGEAFYDQISALHKSVRGSDPDAALYWYARMLDGGCDPLYIARRVVRMASEDIGNADPRALSLCLSAWDVQERLGSPEGELAVAQAITYLACAPKSNAVYMAFKAAMRDAAENGSLEVPLHLRNAPTKLMKQLGYGEEYRYAHDEPDAYAAGEDYFPDQLEPRQYYQPVPRGLELKIRDKLQHLKGLDRSSPWQRRKS, from the coding sequence ATGGACCTTTTCCGCTCCGCACCCATCGCCCAGCCGCTGGCGGCGCGCTTGCGTGCCGCCAGCCTGGACGAGTATGTCGGCCAGGAGCACCTGCTGGCGCCGGGCAAGCCACTGCGTGAGGCCCTGGAGCAGGGCGCGCTGCACTCGATGATCTTCTGGGGGCCGCCAGGCGTGGGCAAGACCACCCTGGCCAAGTTGCTGGCACAGGTCACCGATGCTCATTTCGAGACTATCTCTGCGGTCCTTTCGGGCGTGAAAGAGATTCGCCAGTCGGTGGAAATGGCCAAGCAGCAGGCCGCGCAGTACGGTCGCCGTACCATCCTGTTCGTGGACGAGGTGCACCGTTTCAACAAGTCCCAGCAGGACGCCTTCCTGCCCTACGTGGAAGACGGCACCCTGATCTTTATCGGTGCCACCACCGAGAACCCTTCCTTCGAGCTCAACAACGCGCTGCTGTCCCGTGCTCGCGTCTATGTGCTGAAGAGCCTGGACGAGGCCGCCCTGCGCAAGCTGGTGGCTCGCGCCCTGAACGAGGACAGGGGGCTGGGCAAGCGCCAGCTGAGCCTGCCGGACGAAAGCTTCTCCATCCTCATGGCGGCTGCTGATGGCGATGGCAGGCGTCTGCTCAACCTGCTGGAAAACGCGGCGGACCTCGCCGAAGACGGCGGTGAGATCGGTGCCGAGCTGCTGCAGAACCTGCTGGGAGATAGTCGTCGCCGCTTTGACAAGGGCGGCGAAGCGTTCTACGACCAGATTTCCGCCCTGCACAAGTCGGTGCGTGGCTCCGACCCGGATGCCGCGCTCTACTGGTACGCGCGTATGCTCGACGGCGGTTGCGATCCGCTGTACATCGCGCGCCGTGTCGTGCGTATGGCCAGCGAAGACATCGGCAATGCCGACCCGCGCGCCCTGAGCCTTTGCCTGTCCGCCTGGGACGTCCAGGAGCGCCTCGGCAGCCCCGAAGGTGAACTGGCCGTCGCCCAGGCCATCACCTATCTGGCCTGTGCGCCGAAGAGCAATGCCGTCTACATGGCCTTCAAGGCTGCCATGCGCGACGCCGCCGAGAACGGTTCGCTGGAAGTGCCGCTGCACTTGCGCAACGCCCCGACCAAGCTGATGAAGCAGCTGGGCTATGGCGAGGAGTATCGTTACGCCCATGACGAGCCGGATGCCTATGCGGCGGGGGAAGACTACTTCCCCGACCAGCTCGAGCCGCGGCAGTACTACCAGCCGGTACCACGCGGCCTGGAATTGAAGATTCGCGACAAGCTGCAGCACCTGAAGGGCCTGGACCGTAGCAGTCCCTGGCAACGGAGAAAGTCGTGA
- the lolA gene encoding outer membrane lipoprotein chaperone LolA: MRLIRMLMVAALGLAALNAQADDNVAINRLTEMLNKAQTITGRFSQLTLDGSGTQLQETSGELSLKRPGLFRWHTDAPMEQLLVSNGEKVWLYDPDLQQVTIQTLDQRLTHTPALLLSGDVSKISENFEITHKEGGDVVDFILKPKAKDTLFDTLRLSFRNGVINDMQLIDSVGQRTNILFLGIKMNQAIDAAQFNFQIPEGADVIQE, encoded by the coding sequence ATGCGACTGATCCGCATGCTCATGGTGGCCGCACTTGGTCTGGCTGCCCTGAACGCCCAGGCTGATGACAATGTGGCCATCAACCGCCTGACTGAAATGCTGAACAAGGCCCAGACCATCACGGGTCGCTTTTCCCAGTTGACGCTGGACGGCTCCGGTACTCAACTGCAGGAAACTTCCGGCGAGTTGTCGCTCAAGCGTCCGGGGCTGTTCCGCTGGCATACCGATGCGCCGATGGAGCAACTGCTGGTGTCCAATGGCGAAAAGGTCTGGCTGTACGACCCGGACCTGCAGCAGGTGACCATCCAGACCCTGGACCAGCGTCTGACCCACACCCCGGCGCTGTTGCTGTCCGGTGACGTCTCGAAGATCAGCGAGAATTTCGAGATCACTCACAAGGAGGGCGGCGATGTGGTGGACTTCATTCTCAAGCCCAAGGCCAAGGACACCCTGTTTGACACCTTGCGACTGTCGTTCCGCAATGGCGTGATCAACGACATGCAGCTGATCGACAGCGTCGGACAGCGCACCAACATCCTCTTCCTCGGGATCAAGATGAACCAGGCGATCGACGCCGCGCAGTTCAACTTCCAGATTCCGGAAGGCGCCGACGTCATCCAGGAATAA
- the ftsK gene encoding DNA translocase FtsK: MKNSTTRAQIPVWRQQLHYRLKEGALIALGAVCLYLWMALLTYDSSDPGWTHTSNVEQVQNAAGRLGAWFADILFMALGYFAYVFPLLLAIKTLQVFRHRHEPIDWSGWLFSWRLIGLVFLVLSGAALADIHFQDHAGLPASAGGALGESLSHLSVNALNVQGSTLLFFALFLFGLTVFTDLSWFKVMDLTGKITLDLFELIQNAVNRWWSARLERKQLVAKLREVDVRVNEVAAPVVPDRREQAKVKERLIEREEALTKHMTEREKRPAPVIAPPPSPKPAEPSKRVQKEKQAPLFVDTAIEGTLPPISILDAAEKKQKSFSPESLEAMSRLLEIKLKEFGVEVIVESVHPGPVITRFEIQPAAGVKVSRISNLAKDLARSLAVISVRVVEVIPGKTTVGIEIPNEDRQIVRFSEVLESSEYDEAKSPVTLALGHDIGGKPIITDLAKMPHLLVAGTTGSGKSVGVNAMILSILFKSTPEQARMIMIDPKMLELSIYEGIPHLLCPVVTDMKEAANALRWSVAEMERRYKLMAAMGVRNLAGFNRKVKDAEEAGTPLTDPLYRRESMEDEAPLLKTLPTIVVVVDEFADMMMIVGKKVEELIARIAQKARAAGIHLILATQRPSVDVITGLIKANIPTRMAFQVSSKIDSRTILDQGGAEQLLGHGDMLYLPPGTGLPIRVHGAFVSDDEVHRVVEAWKLRGAPDYIEDILAGVEEGGGGSSGGFDGGEGGSEGSEDDPLYDEAVRFVTESRRASISAVQRKLKIGYNRAARMIEAMEMAGVVSPMNGNGSREVIAPSPVRD, from the coding sequence TTGAAGAATTCCACGACCAGAGCCCAGATCCCTGTCTGGCGCCAGCAATTGCATTATCGCCTCAAGGAAGGTGCGTTGATCGCGCTGGGCGCAGTCTGCCTCTACCTGTGGATGGCGCTGCTCACCTACGATTCCTCGGATCCGGGCTGGACCCACACCAGCAACGTCGAGCAGGTGCAGAATGCGGCAGGCCGACTCGGTGCCTGGTTCGCCGACATCCTGTTCATGGCGCTGGGCTACTTCGCCTATGTCTTCCCGCTGTTGTTGGCGATCAAGACGCTGCAGGTCTTCCGGCACCGCCATGAGCCCATCGACTGGAGCGGCTGGCTGTTCTCCTGGCGCCTGATCGGCCTGGTCTTCCTGGTACTGTCCGGCGCCGCGTTGGCCGATATCCACTTCCAGGACCACGCCGGCCTGCCGGCTTCCGCTGGCGGCGCCCTCGGCGAAAGCCTCAGTCATCTGTCGGTCAATGCCCTCAATGTGCAGGGCAGTACGCTGCTGTTCTTTGCCCTGTTCCTGTTCGGCCTGACCGTGTTCACCGATCTGTCCTGGTTCAAGGTCATGGACCTGACGGGGAAGATCACCCTCGATCTCTTCGAACTCATCCAGAACGCCGTCAATCGCTGGTGGAGCGCGCGCCTGGAGCGCAAGCAGCTGGTCGCCAAGTTGCGTGAAGTGGATGTGCGCGTGAATGAGGTGGCCGCGCCGGTGGTACCTGATCGTCGCGAGCAGGCCAAGGTCAAGGAACGCCTCATCGAGCGCGAAGAAGCCCTGACCAAGCACATGACCGAACGTGAGAAGCGCCCCGCGCCGGTCATTGCTCCGCCGCCGTCGCCCAAGCCGGCCGAGCCGAGCAAGCGTGTTCAAAAGGAAAAGCAGGCGCCGCTCTTCGTCGATACGGCTATCGAAGGCACGCTGCCGCCCATTTCCATCCTCGACGCGGCCGAGAAGAAGCAGAAGAGCTTCTCGCCGGAATCCCTGGAAGCGATGTCGCGCCTCCTGGAAATCAAGCTGAAGGAATTCGGCGTCGAAGTGATTGTGGAATCGGTTCACCCGGGCCCGGTGATCACCCGTTTCGAGATTCAGCCGGCCGCTGGCGTGAAGGTGAGCCGCATCTCCAACCTGGCAAAGGACCTGGCACGCTCCCTGGCGGTGATCAGCGTTCGCGTCGTGGAGGTGATTCCCGGCAAGACCACCGTCGGCATCGAGATTCCCAACGAGGACCGTCAGATCGTGCGCTTCTCCGAAGTGCTCGAGTCGTCCGAATACGACGAGGCCAAGTCGCCGGTCACCCTGGCCCTTGGCCATGATATCGGCGGTAAGCCGATCATCACCGACCTGGCGAAGATGCCTCACCTGCTGGTAGCCGGTACCACCGGTTCCGGTAAGTCGGTGGGCGTGAACGCCATGATCCTGTCGATCCTGTTCAAATCCACGCCGGAGCAGGCGCGGATGATCATGATCGACCCGAAGATGCTCGAACTCTCCATTTACGAAGGCATCCCGCACCTGCTGTGTCCGGTGGTCACCGACATGAAGGAAGCCGCCAACGCCCTGCGTTGGAGCGTCGCCGAGATGGAGCGGCGCTACAAGCTGATGGCCGCCATGGGCGTGCGTAACCTCGCGGGCTTCAACCGCAAGGTGAAGGATGCCGAGGAAGCCGGAACCCCGCTGACCGACCCGCTCTATCGCCGTGAGAGCATGGAAGACGAGGCGCCGCTGCTGAAGACACTGCCAACCATCGTGGTCGTGGTCGACGAGTTCGCCGACATGATGATGATCGTTGGCAAGAAGGTCGAAGAGCTGATCGCTCGTATCGCCCAGAAGGCACGTGCCGCCGGTATCCACCTGATCCTCGCGACCCAGCGCCCCTCGGTGGACGTGATCACCGGCCTGATCAAGGCCAACATTCCGACCCGCATGGCGTTCCAGGTATCCAGCAAGATCGACTCGCGCACTATCCTCGACCAGGGCGGTGCGGAACAGTTGCTCGGTCACGGTGACATGCTCTACCTGCCGCCGGGCACTGGCCTGCCGATCCGCGTGCATGGCGCCTTCGTATCCGACGATGAAGTGCACCGTGTGGTGGAGGCCTGGAAGCTGCGTGGCGCACCTGACTACATCGAAGACATCCTTGCCGGCGTGGAAGAGGGTGGTGGTGGTTCTTCCGGCGGCTTCGACGGCGGTGAAGGGGGTAGCGAAGGCAGCGAAGACGATCCGCTTTACGACGAGGCCGTGCGCTTCGTTACCGAAAGCCGCCGTGCTTCGATTTCCGCGGTGCAGCGCAAGCTGAAGATTGGCTACAACCGCGCCGCGCGCATGATCGAGGCGATGGAAATGGCCGGGGTGGTGAGCCCCATGAACGGCAACGGGTCGCGCGAGGTCATCGCGCCGTCACCGGTGCGAGACTGA
- the trxB gene encoding thioredoxin-disulfide reductase — MSEVKHSRLIVLGSGPAGYTAAVYAARANLKPVVITGIQPGGQLTTTTEVDNWPGDVEGLTGPALMERMQKHAERFDTEIVYDHIHTAELQKRPFILKGDSGTYSCDALILATGASAQYLGLPSEEAFAGKGVSACATCDGFFYRNQVVCVVGGGNTAVEEALYLANIAKEVHLIHRRDKLRSEKILQDKLFEKAANGNVRLHWNHTLDEVLGDNTGVTGVRLKSTADGSTKELSLAGVFIAIGHKPNTDLFKGQLEMRDGYLIVQGGLEGNATATSIPGVFAAGDVADHVYRQAITSAGSGCMAALDAEKFLDDN; from the coding sequence ATGAGCGAAGTCAAGCATTCCCGATTGATCGTCCTGGGCTCCGGCCCGGCGGGGTACACCGCGGCCGTATATGCGGCTCGCGCCAACCTGAAGCCTGTGGTCATCACCGGCATCCAGCCTGGCGGCCAACTGACCACCACCACCGAAGTGGACAACTGGCCCGGTGATGTCGAAGGCCTGACCGGCCCGGCCCTGATGGAGCGCATGCAGAAGCACGCCGAGCGCTTCGACACCGAGATTGTCTACGACCACATCCACACCGCCGAGTTGCAGAAGCGCCCGTTCATCCTCAAGGGTGACAGCGGCACCTACAGCTGCGATGCACTGATCCTCGCCACTGGTGCCTCTGCCCAGTACCTCGGCCTGCCGTCCGAAGAAGCCTTCGCCGGCAAGGGCGTCTCCGCCTGCGCCACTTGCGACGGTTTCTTCTATCGCAACCAGGTGGTCTGCGTGGTCGGCGGTGGCAACACTGCAGTAGAGGAAGCGCTCTACCTGGCCAACATCGCCAAGGAAGTGCACCTGATCCACCGCCGCGACAAGCTGCGTTCCGAGAAGATCCTCCAGGACAAGCTGTTCGAGAAAGCCGCCAACGGTAACGTCCGCCTGCACTGGAACCACACCCTGGATGAAGTCCTGGGCGACAACACCGGCGTTACCGGCGTGCGCCTGAAGAGCACCGCCGACGGCAGCACCAAGGAGCTGTCCCTGGCCGGCGTCTTCATTGCTATTGGCCACAAGCCGAACACCGACCTGTTCAAGGGCCAACTGGAAATGCGTGACGGCTACCTGATCGTCCAGGGCGGCCTGGAAGGCAACGCCACTGCCACCAGCATCCCGGGCGTGTTCGCTGCCGGCGACGTGGCAGACCACGTATACCGCCAGGCGATCACCTCCGCCGGCTCGGGCTGCATGGCCGCGCTGGACGCAGAGAAGTTCCTCGACGACAACTGA
- the aat gene encoding leucyl/phenylalanyl-tRNA--protein transferase, translated as MLTWLQRDSLDFPPLGRAMREPNGLLAAGGDLSPERLIQAYRHGCFPWYQEGQPILWWSPDPRTVLPPQEIHISRSLSKLMRQQRFRVTFDQAFPAVIAGCAEPRSYADGTWITSAMQSAYVELHLRGVAHSVEVWQDDQLVGGLYGLAMGKLFFGESMFSRVDNASKVGFATLVQHLHTWGFVLIDCQMPTQHLQSFGARTISRDKFSLYLQLYLDQPNVADWTA; from the coding sequence ATGCTCACCTGGCTGCAACGCGACTCTCTCGACTTCCCGCCACTCGGGCGCGCCATGCGCGAACCCAACGGCCTGCTCGCGGCCGGCGGCGACCTGTCACCGGAGCGACTGATCCAGGCTTATCGCCACGGCTGCTTCCCCTGGTACCAGGAGGGCCAGCCCATCCTCTGGTGGTCTCCGGATCCACGTACCGTGTTGCCACCCCAGGAAATCCACATTTCCCGCAGCCTTTCCAAGCTGATGCGCCAGCAGCGCTTCCGGGTGACCTTCGACCAGGCATTCCCTGCGGTCATCGCGGGTTGCGCCGAGCCACGCAGCTACGCCGACGGCACCTGGATCACCTCAGCCATGCAGTCCGCCTATGTCGAACTGCACCTCCGCGGTGTCGCGCACTCCGTGGAAGTCTGGCAAGACGACCAGCTTGTTGGCGGCCTGTATGGCCTCGCCATGGGCAAGCTGTTCTTCGGCGAGTCCATGTTCAGCAGGGTCGACAACGCTTCCAAGGTCGGCTTCGCCACCCTAGTACAACACCTGCACACCTGGGGATTCGTGCTCATCGACTGCCAGATGCCCACCCAGCACCTGCAGAGTTTTGGCGCCCGTACCATCAGCCGCGACAAGTTCTCCCTCTACCTGCAGCTCTACCTCGACCAGCCGAACGTCGCTGACTGGACCGCCTAG
- a CDS encoding arginyltransferase, whose product MTELARLKFYATQPHPCSYLPEEQATTLFLDPSQPMDVDVYAELSEMGFRRSGDHLYRPHCQRCNACVPARIPADQFIPNRQQKRILKRNADLTVIAVRPAFTEEYYALYVRYIEQRHADGDMYPPSRDQFSTFLVRDLPFSRFYEFRLNGALKAVAVTDVLPNGLSAVYTFYDPDEERRSLGRYAILWQIGETARLGLQAVYLGYWIKNCRKMNYKTQYRPIELFVNQRWVTLS is encoded by the coding sequence ATGACCGAGCTGGCTCGTCTCAAGTTTTACGCCACTCAACCGCATCCTTGCAGCTATTTGCCCGAGGAGCAGGCCACCACTCTGTTCCTCGACCCCAGCCAGCCCATGGACGTGGACGTCTATGCCGAACTCTCGGAAATGGGTTTCCGCCGCAGCGGCGACCACCTCTACCGCCCCCACTGCCAGCGTTGCAATGCCTGCGTACCGGCGCGCATTCCAGCCGACCAGTTCATTCCCAATCGCCAGCAGAAGCGCATCCTCAAGCGCAACGCGGACCTGACCGTTATCGCCGTACGCCCGGCATTCACCGAGGAGTACTACGCGCTTTACGTCCGCTATATCGAGCAACGCCACGCCGACGGCGACATGTATCCGCCCAGTCGCGACCAGTTTTCCACCTTCCTGGTGCGCGACCTGCCCTTTTCCCGCTTCTATGAGTTCCGCCTCAACGGCGCATTGAAGGCGGTGGCCGTCACTGACGTCCTGCCTAATGGGCTTTCAGCGGTCTACACCTTCTACGACCCCGACGAAGAACGCCGAAGCCTTGGGCGCTACGCCATCCTCTGGCAGATCGGTGAAACCGCTCGCCTCGGCCTGCAGGCCGTCTATCTCGGCTATTGGATCAAGAACTGCAGGAAGATGAACTACAAGACCCAATACCGGCCTATCGAGCTGTTCGTCAATCAGCGCTGGGTAACGCTTAGCTGA
- the infA gene encoding translation initiation factor IF-1, with product MSKEDSFEMEGTVIDTLPNTMFRVELENGHVVTAHISGKMRKNYIRILTGDKVRVELTPYDLSKGRITYRAR from the coding sequence ATGTCGAAAGAAGACAGCTTCGAAATGGAAGGCACTGTCATCGACACCCTGCCCAACACCATGTTCCGTGTGGAGTTGGAAAATGGGCACGTCGTCACCGCGCACATTTCCGGCAAGATGCGCAAGAATTACATCCGCATCCTCACCGGCGATAAAGTTCGCGTCGAGCTGACGCCGTACGATCTGAGCAAGGGCCGCATCACCTACCGCGCCCGCTGA